The following are encoded together in the Capsulimonas corticalis genome:
- a CDS encoding HD domain-containing phosphohydrolase, protein MNAPLPRDEQRRLTLLGEARILDTPPEDAFDDITKLAAQICDVPIAAISLIDEERQWFKSVIGLNVTETARDQAFCAHAILQPDLLIVHDALEDTRFADNALVIAEPGIRFYAGAPLLTSDGIALGSLCVIDRVARKLSDEQKAILQMLARQVAGRIELQRQIVTQGQLIAERSLAQSALMQREEELTAIIEHAVEGIYLFDPSTRRVIKSNAALRTMLGYTEEQLMQLTLYDIVGHVRSSIDRTVEALWQGKEVALGERQYLRKDGSVIIVEVSGRVITYQDQLAVCVVVHNLTPQRASEDARRAAEASYQGLFENAAEGIFQTTPQGRYLRANSALARIYGYESSGQMIVEVSDVSTQLYIDEGRRAEFTRLMASNGGVTNFESQIRRRDGSVIWISESARSVFSETGTLICYEGFVQDITDRKDWEMQRETDLIEARFRADHDSLTELWNHRAFHRQAEQHIAEAARCGESLALIMIDIDNFEFFNGVYGHVTGDEVLRMVANRLQTVCGVRDVAARFGGDEFALLLADVGFSSKGELERELTAKLHGLTFCPESHGAPLPITCSLGAVVYPAEGSHRLELLHIADERLRRAKTGGAQDTDADHMREYLHHAIAGFSMLDALVNAVDNKDRYTRRHSEDVMDHCLVIARELGMGEEFQHTLAVAALLHDVGKIGVPDAVLRKPGNLTDAEYAAVKQHPEMGAAIVSAVPGLEATLNAIRYHHECYNGRGYPMGLRGEEIPLIARIMAVADAYSAMTMDRPYRKGMANERALSILSEGIGEQWDKECVHAFLRAKQDATMEAKYIRLAA, encoded by the coding sequence CCGAAGACGCCTTCGACGACATTACAAAGCTCGCCGCGCAAATCTGCGATGTCCCCATAGCCGCCATCAGCCTCATTGATGAAGAGCGTCAGTGGTTCAAATCCGTTATCGGCTTGAACGTGACCGAGACGGCCAGAGATCAAGCCTTCTGTGCGCATGCCATTCTCCAGCCTGACCTACTTATTGTCCATGATGCTTTAGAGGATACAAGATTCGCCGATAACGCACTGGTCATCGCTGAACCCGGGATCCGCTTTTACGCGGGCGCGCCGCTACTCACGTCCGATGGGATTGCCCTTGGCTCGTTATGTGTCATTGATCGCGTTGCGCGAAAACTAAGCGATGAGCAGAAAGCTATACTGCAAATGCTGGCGAGGCAAGTTGCAGGGCGTATCGAATTACAGCGGCAAATTGTAACGCAGGGGCAGTTAATCGCCGAACGATCCTTAGCACAGTCAGCTCTGATGCAGCGTGAGGAGGAACTCACAGCCATCATCGAACATGCCGTGGAGGGCATCTATCTCTTTGATCCATCCACGCGGCGGGTAATCAAATCCAATGCCGCGCTTAGGACGATGCTTGGCTACACAGAAGAGCAGTTGATGCAGTTGACGCTGTACGATATCGTTGGCCATGTTCGGTCCAGTATCGATCGCACGGTGGAGGCATTGTGGCAAGGTAAGGAGGTTGCGCTCGGCGAACGGCAGTATCTACGCAAGGATGGCTCAGTGATTATTGTCGAAGTGAGTGGACGGGTTATCACTTACCAGGATCAACTTGCGGTGTGCGTAGTCGTGCATAACCTCACGCCGCAACGAGCCTCAGAAGACGCCCGAAGAGCTGCGGAAGCGAGCTACCAGGGGTTGTTCGAGAACGCGGCAGAGGGAATTTTCCAAACGACGCCGCAAGGACGCTATCTGAGAGCGAACTCTGCTTTGGCTCGAATTTACGGCTATGAATCTTCGGGGCAAATGATCGTCGAAGTCTCAGATGTCTCGACTCAGCTTTATATTGACGAAGGCCGGCGCGCGGAATTCACACGTCTAATGGCCTCTAACGGCGGAGTAACAAACTTCGAATCGCAGATCAGACGCAGAGATGGGAGCGTCATATGGATTTCGGAAAGCGCTCGTTCCGTGTTTAGCGAAACGGGTACGCTGATCTGTTATGAAGGGTTTGTACAAGACATTACTGACCGTAAAGATTGGGAAATGCAGCGCGAGACTGATCTCATTGAAGCCCGGTTTCGCGCTGATCACGATTCGCTCACGGAGCTATGGAATCATCGCGCCTTCCACAGACAGGCGGAGCAGCATATAGCTGAGGCCGCTCGTTGCGGCGAATCACTAGCCCTGATCATGATCGATATTGACAACTTTGAGTTCTTTAACGGTGTCTACGGCCATGTCACGGGCGACGAAGTTCTACGCATGGTCGCTAATAGATTGCAAACTGTGTGTGGCGTACGCGATGTCGCTGCTCGTTTCGGCGGCGACGAGTTTGCTCTGCTGTTGGCTGATGTCGGCTTCAGCTCCAAGGGTGAACTGGAAAGGGAATTGACGGCGAAGCTGCACGGCCTGACATTTTGTCCTGAGTCCCATGGCGCGCCCCTTCCAATCACATGCTCTTTAGGAGCCGTCGTCTATCCTGCTGAAGGGAGCCACCGATTGGAACTGCTGCATATTGCGGATGAGCGGCTTCGCAGAGCAAAAACCGGTGGTGCGCAAGATACGGACGCCGACCACATGCGTGAATATCTGCACCACGCCATCGCTGGTTTTTCCATGCTGGATGCTTTGGTCAACGCCGTCGACAACAAGGACCGCTACACCCGCCGTCACTCGGAAGATGTGATGGACCACTGTCTGGTGATTGCTCGTGAACTTGGAATGGGAGAAGAATTTCAGCATACCCTCGCTGTCGCCGCATTGCTCCATGATGTCGGTAAGATTGGCGTTCCTGACGCCGTCCTGCGCAAGCCTGGAAATCTCACGGATGCGGAATACGCCGCTGTCAAGCAACACCCAGAGATGGGGGCGGCTATCGTGTCCGCCGTCCCGGGGCTGGAAGCAACGTTAAACGCCATTCGTTATCATCATGAATGTTACAACGGCAGAGGATACCCTATGGGGCTCCGCGGAGAGGAAATCCCACTAATTGCGCGCATTATGGCGGTGGCGGATGCCTATTCCGCCATGACGATGGATCGGCCTTATCGAAAGGGAATGGCCAACGAGCGAGCCCTATCTATCCTCTCCGAAGGGATAGGAGAACAATGGGATAAGGAGTGTGTGCACGCCTTCTTGCGAGCGAAGCAAGATGCGACCATGGAAGCGAAGTATATTCGTTTAGCAGCTTGA